CACCCATGTGGCCGATCGCCCTGGGCATGATCGTCGCTACGCGATCAATTGCTCGAAACTGCAAAAAGAACTGGGCTGGTCGCCGCGCGAAAGTTTCGCAACGGGCATTGAGAAAACCGTCAAGTGGTACCTGGCGAATCGCCACTGGGCCGACGCGATCACCCAGAAGAAGTACGCTCGCGAGCGCCTCGGCGTGAAGAACTAATCGACTCCTCTTCCTCACCATGTCCTCTCGAAAAGGGATTGTTCTTGCGGGCGGCAGCGGCACACGCCTCTACCCCCTCACCATCGCTGTCAGCAAGCAACTGATGCCGGTCTATGACAAGCCGATGGTCTATTACCCGCTGTCGGTCCTGATGCTTTCCGGAATCCGGGAAATCCTGCTGATTTCAACGCCCACGGATCTCCCGCTCTTCAAGCGCCTCCTTGGCGACGGAAGTCAATATGGAATCCAGTTGAGCTACGCGGAACAACCGTCTCCGGACGGCCTCGCCCAGGCTTTTCACATCGCCGGCGACCACCAGTTTCTGACCGGCAAAGAGGACTCCACGCTCATTCTTGGTGACAATCTCTTCTACGGCCACGATCTGGTGGCCTGCCTGAAGCGAGCGTCAGACCGACCAAAAGGCTCGACTATTTTTGGCTATCACGTGTCTGATCCCAAGGCGTACGGCGTCGTCGAGTTTGCCCCCGATGGCAAGGTCCTCTCGCTCGAGGAAAAGCCTCAGCAGCCGAAGTCGAACTATGCCATTCCCGGCATCTACTTCTACGACAAGGACGTCGTTCCGATGGCACGCTCGCTCAAACCGTCCAAGCGCGGGGAGTTGGAGATCACAGACCTCAACCGGCTGTACCTCGAACGAGGAGACCTTCATGTGGAATTGCTCGGCCGCGGAACCGCCTGGCTTGATACTGGCACCCACGACTCACTGATCGAGGCGGGCCAGTTCGTCAGTGTGGTGGAGAATCGGCAGGGACTGAAGATCGCTTGTCTCGAGGAGATTGCCTACCGGCAGGGTTGGATGAACCAGGCCCAGCTCGAGGAACAAATCAAACGGCTTGGGAAGTCCAGCTACGGGGCCTACCTAAAAAACTTGCTCACGAACCGGCTCTGACCTGACTTTCGCGCTGCGATGTCTAACAGCGCGTCCCTGCCGCCACCTGGCGTGAGCCTCGTGGTGCCGACCTACAATTGCCTGGCACTCACCCAGGCTTTCCACCGTTCCCTGCTTGCCACCCTTCCCAAGGACACAGCATGGGAGCTGATCTATGTGGATGACGGAAGCACGGATGGCACGCGGGATTGGCTGGCAAGCATTGCCAACGAGACGATCCGGGTGTTGCTCAATGAGCGCAATCTGGGCTACGCGGCAGCCAATAATCGCGCCGTTGCGCTCTCGCGGGCACCGCTTCTGGCCCTGCTCAACAACGATCTCGTTCTCACGCCCGGATGGTTGGAGCCGATGCTTTCCGCATTGCGGCTTCCCCACGTGGGGATTGTGGGGAATGTGCAATTCGCCGTCGGGACCAAGCTCCTTGACCACGCGGGAATCCACATCGACGCGAAGGCGCGACCCACGCATGTACGGGTACTTTCCGGCTTCACCCCGGAAGTGACGTACTGGCCTGCTGTCACTGGTGCTTGCTGCCTGTTGAAACGGGAGACCTGGGACACTGTGGGCGGATTTGATGAGCGCTTTCAGAACGGAGGTGAAGATGTGGACTTCTGCCTCAAACTTGCCGCGCACGGCCTTCGCTGCGCCGTGGCCAATCGGAGCAAAATTCTCCACCACGTCAGCTCTTCACCC
This portion of the Opitutaceae bacterium genome encodes:
- the rfbA gene encoding glucose-1-phosphate thymidylyltransferase RfbA; its protein translation is MSSRKGIVLAGGSGTRLYPLTIAVSKQLMPVYDKPMVYYPLSVLMLSGIREILLISTPTDLPLFKRLLGDGSQYGIQLSYAEQPSPDGLAQAFHIAGDHQFLTGKEDSTLILGDNLFYGHDLVACLKRASDRPKGSTIFGYHVSDPKAYGVVEFAPDGKVLSLEEKPQQPKSNYAIPGIYFYDKDVVPMARSLKPSKRGELEITDLNRLYLERGDLHVELLGRGTAWLDTGTHDSLIEAGQFVSVVENRQGLKIACLEEIAYRQGWMNQAQLEEQIKRLGKSSYGAYLKNLLTNRL
- a CDS encoding glycosyltransferase family 2 protein, which translates into the protein MSNSASLPPPGVSLVVPTYNCLALTQAFHRSLLATLPKDTAWELIYVDDGSTDGTRDWLASIANETIRVLLNERNLGYAAANNRAVALSRAPLLALLNNDLVLTPGWLEPMLSALRLPHVGIVGNVQFAVGTKLLDHAGIHIDAKARPTHVRVLSGFTPEVTYWPAVTGACCLLKRETWDTVGGFDERFQNGGEDVDFCLKLAAHGLRCAVANRSKILHHVSSSPNRKLRDEHNSFRLTRAWRAELARLALPARTRQITDLELDAALAFDDPAEAIHLTAFRLGLVRLPPCSAVRAVETALLEQEQRWRGMGLA